One part of the Solanum dulcamara chromosome 3, daSolDulc1.2, whole genome shotgun sequence genome encodes these proteins:
- the LOC129883036 gene encoding protein IQ-DOMAIN 19 codes for MGKTGRWIKNFLIGKKDKERDKLEGDMNQNSITNNEHPTTPISVPSTTPKDKKRWSFRRSSATPPGQRDLSGTDIVATTAKQELLDSDNDHKKHALAVAAATAAAADAAAAAAKAAAAAIQLTTVARAYALEEDAAVKIQAAFRGYLSRKALNALKGLVKLQALVRGHLVRKQAAATLRCMQALVTVQARARAQRIRMAEDENPNNPRQSVHRKSTQDNKFRHSYQDYEEDIKIVEMDLGESKSSIKSRNSYSNQGQTERREHRFSTHNTYTNQEHQHSISPVPSAITEQSPRAYSGHFEDYSSYPTAQSSPQYYNNAMSKPDPSRIPFSSYARSEYAEPESLYNEYPFYPSYMANTKSSMAKARSHSAPKQRPDQTFERQPSRRRPSIEGRNVPRAVRMQRSSSHVGSTAQNYQYPWSVKLDKSNISIKDSECGSNCSVFTTHTNYCRSLVGFDVQEHRY; via the exons ATGGGGAAAACAGGTAGGTGGATAAAGAACTTCTTGATAGGGAAAAAAGATAAAGAGAGAGACAAATTAGAAGGAGATATGAATCAAAACTCTATTACTAACAATGAACATCCAACAACACCAATTTCAGTCCCTTCAACAACTCCTAAAGATAAGAAGAGGTGGAGTTTCAGGAGGTCATCAGCCACCCCACCAGGCCAGAGAGATTTGAGTGGCACCGACATCGTCGCCACCACAGCAAAACAAGAACTTCTTGATTCAGACAATGACCACAAGAAGCATGCCTTGGCTGTGGCAGCTGCCACTGCCGCAGCTGCTGATGCAGCTGCGGCCGCTGCCAAGGCTGCAGCAGCAGCGATCCAACTCACTACTGTTGCTAGAGCCTATGCACTCGAAGAGGATGCAGCTGTCAAGATTCAAGCAGCTTTCCGCGGTTATTTG TCAAGAAAAGCCTTGAATGCACTAAAAGGACTAGTGAAGTTGCAGGCCTTAGTAAGAGGACATTTAGTGAGAAAACAGGCTGCTGCCACTCTTAGATGTATGCAAGCATTAGTGACTGTTCAAGCTCGAGCTCGAGCCCAAAGAATACGAATGGCTGAAGATGAAAATCCCAACAATCCAAGACAATCTGTTCACAGAAAATCTACACAGGACAACAAATTTAGGCACTCATATCAA GATTATGAAGAGGACATCAAGATTGTGGAAATGGATTTAGGTGAATCAAAAAGTAGCATAAAGAGTAGAAATAGCTATTCAAACCAAGGCCAAACAGAGAGAAGAGAACACAGATTTTCAACACACAACACATATACAAATCAGGAACATCAACACAGCATCTCTCCAGTTCCATCAGCTATAACAGAACAAAGTCCAAGAGCTTACAGTGGTCACTTTGAAGACTACTCATCATATCCCACAGCACAAAGCAGCCCACAATACTACAACAACGCAATGTCAAAACCTGATCCATCAAGAATCCCATTCTCATCGTATGCTCGTTCAGAGTATGCAGAACCTGAATCACTTTACAATGAGTATCCATTTTATCCAAGTTACATGGCAAATACTAAGTCATCGATggctaaagcacgatctcacaGTGCACCAAAACAACGTCCTGATCAAACATTCGAAAGACAACCAAGTAGACGAAGACCATCAATAGAAGGGAGAAACGTCCCAAGGGCTGTGAGAATGCAAAGATCATCTTCACATGTTGGATCCACAGCTCAAAATTATCAGTATCCTTGGTCAGTCAAGCTTGATAAATCAAACATTTCAATAAAAGACAGTGAATGTGGATCAAATTGCAGTGTCTTTACTACTCACACTAATTACTGCAGATCACTTGTTGGCTTTGAT GTTCAAGAACATAGGTACTAA